The genomic stretch aacttcgtttctaAGTTCGCAATTTGAATAACAACTAcgtaatgaaattgccaaatttgtagCGAACTTCAGGAATTTCAAATAAACTTCGGAAACtgtttgtcaaaagttttgtgaaatgcactgtaatGCTTTCTTGTAGATCTTGTTCGTCTCGGCCTTCCTTGATGTGCTTATTCCTTTTCTTGCAGAGGTGTTTAATTATAAGGAGGATCTCgagaaaatgccttaattttgaTGAGTGGGCAACTTTCATCACACATTCTCTTTAAGGAGTCAGTTAGTTGCTTCAGTTCGCATAGGAATCGATGAGGCTCCAATCAAAGGCCTCCGGCTTATGTTGCAAGTCGAGTTTTCGATGTTCGTTTACGTCCCTAAAGAACACGTTTCCCCTTTCGGGTCTCGCAGTTTGATTAGGGGAAACCTTGACTGAGAGATgatctaaaaagaaaagaactttatttaagtgtctaatcttctagcgccgtagagcactagtTTCCACCAGCACCAGATTATTTAAATTCTATGAACCAAATCTCGCCTCGTTGACACTTGGCAGTATCGTTGTATCGTATGAGGTgtgattttgaatatttaataggttaccatggtcGGGTTTTTCACTTCCTTTCCTAAATTTTACGAAAGGTCTAATCGTTAAGTTGTTTCTTTACCTCGAGTGGGTACCACCTCGCTGCCCTCATCTTGTAGCGTTTATCCACAGAAGACTGGATAATGGCGGCTGGTCGCGTTCAGAATGTGTAGATTTCCACAAATTGCGAAGGGACAAGAACAAATTTCCCAAATAAAACGTCATATTCGTAATAGGAATGTAATATGTACAGTCTTCATATACTTTAAAAGTCATTTGACTGCGTATCACACTCTGTTGCTAGCAATGGGTTTTAGCTGCCCTGCCTTAAACTGTGGCTAAGAGACTACCTTTGTGACAGGAAACATTTCCCTGTCTTTAGTgggtttaaagtgctactgtgacgaaatttgaatcttccctatcgaagccattttggcacataaacacgtagtctgtacgagaagaagaatgctgtttaccattttcaaatatctctttttgttctggagatattcaagtttttttaatatgcaaattagccaagtgatgacgtcataaaccctaccaaattttgatcaagtatgatggagaaagatatctcagccaatttgtatcagaaatacttggttctttgcactaagattctagtagatgtgttccacgatatgagcataccatttttgttaccatggcaacatactgggttccagacctccctgatattaaaagctttgcagaccacctttggcgttctgttttgatatttgcaaatggtgcctcatctgcatgatcctgtcagcatataaagatgttaggtcgagtttgtggccttagtaaatgtatttctagcctgagatcaccaaaatattgaaatcaggttggaggggactggaaaagagtcgtaggtgtgttgccttcagaactatcagctcaccaagtttcaatggtctctgttgcaaattgaccgagatagctctatttatattcttgatgttctattgggttgggtgaatgacgtcatcagccttctcatttgcatatttaacacatttttcaaacttaaatatctctggaaccaatgcagatatttccaaacggtaaacagcgtttttaatgtttcatggtactctatgtgataaaccaaaaaactcaagggataaaaatttgatcacagtagcactttaaatcaGAACCAAACCCGGTCAGCTGTGGAATTCCACAGGGCTCCTTTTGTCTTTCTACATAACCACGCAGACAACCTTGTCTTATATTTTCAATTTGGTTTATGGTAGAAATAATTCGTAAAAGAAGAGATTTGTTGAACAATTTAAATACAAAGAATTGCGATAAAgttgaaaagtttaaaaaattaaaaccatcttggttaaaagtttaaaaatgcgacgacgtttcgacgttcgcttaacgtcattatcaagtcaatcATGAGTGAAATGAGAACGAATATAAATGTGAAAGAATTCAAAGAATTGACAAgcaattttctattttaaagaaatgtagATCAAAGTTTGATTGTCTAATTTTTGAGATGTTATTCATTAAGGAATTGAACCCCGAGTTAAATACTCAGAAAGACTCTATTCGCGCCAAACTTTTTACGTGACTCTGCGTGCGAATactttgttatttgcatattttctcTTTATTCGTGTCTCCTAGGAATTCTTTTACATGACGTTATTAAgcgaacgtcgaaacgtcgtcgcatttttaaacttttaaccaagatggtttttaatttttttaaacttttcaacTTTATCGCAATTCTTTATAGTTAAATTGGTAGAAATAATATCAGTGAATAAATAATTCCTATCaaacatgataatgtaatggatttgataataaaaattacgggcagaaacatacttattaaagacaacgtttcggtgtcctcatgacaccatcatcaggtcaaatataatattttacagataactcgaatattaatgttcaagattaagttcaaagtccctagaggctaggtgaaaagttttgcctttatcgagtcactttggatattcagacacggcttgtgctcgcgaataaggaacatttcatacacaagacaaGTTTCCATAAACAGCTCAAGGCCTCACTCGAacaattatttattcatttattattcatCTTCAAACGTTCTTTGCCAATAGTACTGAAAGCATTTCCCATCTAATCGGAAGAATCTCTTTCGACCGGTAATTCTTATAAGCAGTTTGGAAtttttaagcctggttttcactagtggTCCAGTTGTTAGGtcgttgggtttgcatgtggCTGATCCGGGTTCAAATGCCGTTctgacttctggtttggatttgtttcctgttgtcccggattcaagtCTACCACGCTctgtaaataaccaactggttgcctcctccCAGTTGGGGTTCTCAATCATGTTTCTTACAAATTAttaaagtggggtgcctgtgaactagcttgatagctaattGCACTTCCaatataaacaaagcatttacatttacattctGCCCTCCCGCAATGCCTTTTTGCCAAATGAGCTCAGAAACTCACTtgtaaacaacattgtgaggggagagtgagccgCGAAAGCTTCAGGTCTGTATATTCGTGTtctgttccaaggaattttgtgacaGACTCTATAATTTTTGTGGTGGTGCACTttgtaagtgcactacacaatATGTCAACGGGTTTGAGTGAGTTGTAAGAGTGATTGTAAGACCGTGGTGGGAAGTAGGCCCGTAGCGTGTGCATAACTCACGGACATAAACAGGTCTGCTGGAAGCGAGctggagtttcaacaaaatgagctccaaaatcggcatgaatttgtgacgctgatgaataataaagcagctgctatttccaaaacgatggaattagcTGGTGATAAATGACTTCGCcaaggagagtgaatttttgactttgcagaatcAATGGTCAACAACCTCAAGGTGATAgctattgtgatctttgtgttgaattcgcacatttcacaacaaaaacaaaaaccatgacacagatgtatcctttgtttcgcgagtaaacattcgaggtaacttgatcacggcgccagctgaattcgatgtcactttcgattttgcgatttacttgtgcagccaaaagtacaatagaaaaattgaacgaagcaaaaatctcccaaaatgtttttcgctgatggtaactttttatactctcggttcaaaatttacgttcttttcatgttgcaaattttgttgcttttggcaaaatattttattttcgatcgacacttcctgaaaacttcttcTTCTCATCCTAAAAACGGTGTAtcgatatttatttacttttgcatcaatatctGTTTTGCAtgaagcaggctagcaaaatctgtacctggcatagttcgcatttttgagcgttaaagtAGAATTTTCGGTCTTCTGTTTCTGACGGCAAGTCCTTTTATTtcgaggtcacccatccaaatactaaccccgcccgacaagGCTTAACTTCAATAAAGTTTTGTCTTACAAAGCTACCAgaagctcagagtgcacgctcaaacttgtggtgaaaaagaagttgtaagggaacttgaattTGATCAAGATGACAGCCTCGAAGCCATTGTTTCTtaattctcttttattttcttcaatctttctgggatttagtattttacCAGTAACCacgtgtcttctcagggggctatttacctaagacatctaccatggctctataatgatatacggtactaaaacaatatcgtgctATATAACaacgtgtactattagagctacatattacgtaaAGATAActtaaatctcctggaagacaaaatgcagctcagttgacacgatacagcgctgtgttactgcaatACCACACGTATGCATTGCGTGCCGAAATTTTAATTGTAGCCGCTTCCTGTTTCTTGCTTTTGTCAGTGCATCCCACGTGAACGCTTATTTGGCGTCttgttttcataagaaaaacttcgtaCTTAGACCcgctttgaagaaaaagcaaacatgaactcggaaatggcctaaaaGTGcaccagcgctagaagactggatacttaaataaagctcctttcctttttcatttcaaaattaatACGGAACAACGTTTCGCCGTCCCTTAGTATGACAGTATTGCCAAGTTCAAAATGTCAGAGTGAATAGGCCCTTTCCGAGTTgatgtttgcctcctcttcaaagcgagtcttaagtgcgaagtttttgtgatggtaatcagttctactttacatgtgaatgaaaactaattttcataagaaaaacctcgcacttagactcagtttgaagaggaggcagacatgaacttggaaatggcttaTTGCGATGATATTTGTGAATAAGATTATGTAAATGTAACTGAAAAAAAGGTGGTGAAGTACGAATGTAATAGAATCAGTTGCGTATTGAAAAGTTAGCACGAATAGATGCATTGCTATCTTGAGGACGGCGAAACGCTGTTCGTAAGCCAGTCAGTGGTCATTTCGACAAAACTTCGGATTAACCcaggtattttttttccttttcattatACAGATGACCATGGCGAGAAGATTTAATCTATTTCTCCTTGGGTGTTTTATTGTTGCTTCTTTTATTCTTTACCTTACTTTTGTGGTTTTTGACTCGCGTACTGGCACAAAAGCGGAAATATCAACAAAAGCGGAAGTATCAACAAAAGCGGAAGTATCAACAAAAGCGGAAGTATCAACAGAAGCGGAAGTATCAACAGCCACGGATAGCAGTACCGTTGAAACACACCAACAGATAACATTACTCTTAAGAATGCCAGGCAAAGTTTTGGAGCATAAAGCGCGTTACTATTGTGATCTCTTCAGGACCACCGTTCTCTTTTGGCCACCATCGTATGGGAAGACGGTTGTTGTGCTTGACGAAGAATCAGAAATGGATCACGAGTTTGGAGAAATTGTTACTAGACACACCCGGGAGCACTTTCCAGAGTACAAGCTGGAAGTATTCTTCGAGCCACTACCGAATGACAAGAGTATATTGGAAAATCCTGCCTTGCCAAGAAGTCCAGGCTACAATCGTCAACTTTGGAGtagtttcttttttgatttgtaCACAAACGATCCAATCATAGCTTGGATGGATAGTGATGTCGCATTCATCACACCTGTGACAAACTCCTTGATATTTAGCGGTTCAAAATTAAGGGTTCTGGGTTGGGACTGTAGTTTCCACTTAAGTTGGGTAAAGGAGTGGGCGATAACGTCAGAGAGGGCGTTAGGATTACCGTATCTGGCTGATTTCATGTCCTTTTTCCCAGTGTACTTCTATCGAGATACCTTTGCGCGGTGCAGGGAACACATTATGAAGCACTGGAATGTAACAACCTTTGAAGAAGCCTTCAAGTTGTTTTATCACGATAAAAACCTGCTCTCCCCAGTTAGTATCATACTGAGTTATGCTTGGTTTTTTGAAAGAGATCGATATGACTGGAATATAAAGATATGTTCTGATTTAACGCAGTTCAACAAAAAGTTTCCATCTGGGGCTACTATTGGAGCAGAGCACGTGGAAGATACTTTGTCCCAGCCTCAAGCGACCTTCCATGTTCCTTACGGAGAGTTTTTGTCTTCTCATATTTTGATTAGTTACTGCTTGTCGCACGAAGCATCGGGAAATACGCCTGATATTTGTTCGAAACATAATTTTTCGTTGAGTGACAACTTAGATCTGTTGCATCATGATCTCCAATATGTAAAAACTATTCGACCAAATCCTTGCTCGGATAACAAGTTAGATTATTGTCTTCAAGTTTTAGGACGTCATTATAAGGCAGTTGGTCTCGAGATGAAAGAGGATGGACGCAAAGTGGAATGGAAAAATGTACAAACTGTCGAGAAGCTTGCAAAAGATCTTGGCATAACATGTAAACCTTTAGTTTACTGACTTAACTGATGTGTGCAAGTTTGACGATGCAAAGTGTTTTCTTGTCGCTCTTGTCTCAACTTGTGTAATATTGGATACTAGACCTGGGGAGACCGCTGGATTACAATTACTATACAAGAGGGAGCTTAAGTCAGGAGATGCTTTAAAGAAATGAACATTTCGTATGCCAGGACAGTTTGAACCCccagattttttttaagaattcTGTCTATAACAGTTAaagctaaaattgcgttcataactgcgaagatcatagcttcacttgatttcatatccgcagttcagtaaatgattcatttcatgtatcattttgTTCGTTGTTTCATTCCTCACCGGAAAattagaatccacaaatgaccaaagtcagtggcttcgtagctcagttggttaaagcgtcgcactggtatcggGAGGTGACGGGTTcaagccccgttgaagtcctgttttttttttgttttttttttttttcaggcttctctacgcaattgataaaattgcgtccataactgcgaggatcatagctttacttgacaaTGGGTTTTAGCTTCCCTGCGTTAAAGTGGCTGAGAGACTACCCTTGTGACAGGAAACAGTTCCCTGTCGTTAGTGGGTTTAAATCAGAATCAAACCCGGGCAACTGTGGAATTCCACAGGGTTCCCTACTGGGTCCCAGACTCTTGTCTTTCTGCTTAAATGATCTCCCTGACGCAATTAGGGAGGGCGACCACCTGTAGCGCCGCCATTGCACTAACCTCCCACGAAGACACCCATAGGGCTGCGTCACGTGTTCCTCCCTCCACACAAAGCCCAAAGAGTGTCTGCCTGGAAGGCTACCCTTGTACCTGATACTTGAAATTGGTCGTTGAAGTAAAATATTTTTGGCACTATCTTCGGTCAATTTGAATGATTCCACTCGAATcatactatgttgtaatgtttgtcttatatttttaatttagtttatggTAGAAATAATATCagtaaatgaacaatgaaaaaataatgcaaagttCCCAGGGACGGATTCTTTGATCACATGGTTTTGACGTGATTTCCTCATGAATATAGAGCGCTTCATTTAACATTCTTTGCTGTCATTTGTTTAAATTTACACAAGCCGTGTAGTTGGTTCAATTTTGAATACTTACTGACTTACTTAAGCCCTTCGCCCCCTGCGGAGCATAGGCCATGGATGAGTTTCCTTCACCGCACACGGTTCTGGGCCGTCCTACCAAGTTCTGTCCAGCTCAGCCCAATGCCCTTCACCTCGCACTACAAATCTCTCCTTCACCTGTTTCTAGGGCGCCCTCGCTTCCTCTTCCCCTGGGGATTCCATTAAAGAGCATTCCGCGTGGTGTTACTCGCTGGCTTCCGTACAGTGTGGCCTATCCAGCCCCACTTCCTCCTTCTTAGTTGTAGCGCAATTAGCTCTTCTTCCGCCCGTTCCCACATTTGCTTGTTGGTTACCTTATCATTCCAGCAAAAGCCAAGAGTTCTTCTGAAACAGCTATTgacaaaactctgaactctaCTTTGTATCCTCTTCGTTGTTCTCCAGGTTTCTGACCCGTAGAGCAGAACAGTCTCCACATTTGATCTAAATATGCGAAGTTTGGTTCTCACAGATACCTCTTTCGATGCCCATACCTTCTTCAACATGATAAACGCTGCTCTAGCCTTTCCAATCCTTGTAAGTGTATCCTTGTCCGTACCTCCAAGTGTGACTACAACACTCCCGAGATATGATAGTTCTTTGACATTCTCCAACCTCTGCCCTTCGACCACAACAGGTACCTCACTTCTGGTGTTAATCCTTAATACTTTAGTCTTCACCTTGTTAATCCTCCAGACCCAGTTTAACCGATTCCTCTGCTAGCCTTAAAGTTTTGTCCTGCATTTGTAGATGGTTGTGTGAGAGCAGGGCAAGGTCATCCGCATAATCCGGATCGTCCAACTGCTCCATGTGGTCCACTGTATTCCGTTGTCACCTGATTTGGTTACCGATGTCATTATCCAATCAATGACCAGTAGAAATAGAAAGGGTGATAGCAGACAACCTTGTCGCACCCCTGTCCTCACTTCGAATGAGTCTGAAAGCTGACCCTCATGGGCTACCCGACAAGTAAAACCTTCATAGCTAGACTTAATCAATGTAACAAACTTCTCTGGGATGCCATAAAAGCGCAAGAGCTTCCAAAGAGTCTCGCGATCTACACTATCAAACGCCTTCTCATAGTCCACAAAGTTGACATATAGGGACGAATTCCattccaattagtgctctataATCACACGTAGGGTGAATATTTGATCTATGCATGAACGGTCTTTCCTAAAGCCTGCTTGCTGGTCTCTAAGCAGGATGTCCACTGCAGTCCTCATCCTAACCAAAAGCATTCTGTTTAATACCTTCCCCGCAACAGATATTAGCATAATACCCCTCTGGTTATTGCAATCTCCAAGGTCTCCTTTCTTAGGAACTTTGACAATGATACCTTCCCGCCACTCTTCAGGGATGCTCTCTTCTTCCCAAATCCTAGCAAAGAGCTTATGGAGGATATCTACTGTTGTTGATAGATCTCCCTTCATGGTCGCGGCAGGAACCCCATCGGGCCCTGCTGCTTTACCGTCCTTCAGCGCCTGGATAGCTGTCCTAATCTCTGACTTACTTGGTTTATCGCAATTCAAGGGAAGAGTAGTGTCTGATGGTGGAATATCTGCGGTGCTTACAGGGGAAGGTTGATTTAGTAACTCTCCAAAGTGCTCCACCCAGCGCTTAAGTTGTTCTTCTGCTGTAGTCAAAGGCTTCCCTGATTTGTCCTTCACCGAGTTCTGTACACGCTGATGCTTTCCTGCCAGCCTTCTTGTGTAGCTATATTTAGATCTTTTATATTTCTCTTTGCAGCTGCTTCCTCCGCTGCCTTAGCCAGACTGCCTATATAAACCCTCTTGTCCCTTCTAACACTTCTCCGCACTTCCTTGTGAGCATTGCCGTATTGCTTCTGGACCCTTATTTTCGAAGCTCTCGTTCGGCAATTGTTCAATTCGGCTTTGACCTTTTTCCTAACCTCAATCAAGAGACATCCAGTCCTTGTGGGTGGATTTCTTCTTACCGATGGTTTCTTCACAGACCTTCTTTGCTCTTGTCCACTCCGTCTCAATATCAGTGACTCCCTCTGCATCATATAAATCCTGCAACACCAGGAACTTGTTTGACATACTTGCCTGGAACTTGTCTCTCATCTTTCTGTCCCTTAGCAAGTCCACATTGTAACGCGTCCTGGGACTAGTAGGTTGACCATGCCGTTTAAGGCGCAGTTTCAAGGTGGCTACTACAAGGTGATGGTCAGATGCCACGTCTGCTCCCCTTTTGACTCAGACGTCTTGTAGAGATCTCCTGATTTTCTTACTGATACCAACGTGGTCGATCTGGTTTTCCGTAGTATGGTCTGGTGATACCCACATAGCTTTGTGTGCCCTCTTGTGTGGAAAAACGCTACCTCCTATAACTAGTTGATTCAATGCACACAAGTCAGCAAACAGCTCcccattttcattcatttcaccCAGACCATGCTTTGCCATAACCTCTTCATAACTGGTGTTATCAGATCCTATTTTAGCACTGAGGTCCCCCATGACGATGGTAAtgtctttttctctttccttatcAATCAGATCCTGTAATACGGAATAGAACTCCTCTTTCTTGGTCTCCTCTGCATCGTTTGTAGGTGCATAGCACTGTATAATGCTAACCTTGAATACTGACCGTGAGTAATATTCTTCATTCCAGTTCAAAAGCCGacttttttctttagttttaatGAAATTAATCAATGTATCTCTTTAACGGAATATTACGCTCTTAGGAGTTCCAGTGATATCTGTTTTATTCCCCGGGATCTCATATACGGGTTATTTTCTGTAATTGTAAATATCAAGCCTAGCCGTTACTTGTTTATGTGAATTAGGCGTCTTGTTTTCATAAAAGAAACTTCGTACTTGGACCCGCTTTGAAGAGAAagcaaacatgaactcggaaatggccaaaaAGTGcaccagcgctagaagactggagacttaaataaagcttctttcctttttcatttcaaaattaataagGAACAACGTTTCGCCGTCCCTATGACAGTATTGCCAAGTTCAAAATGTCAgagtgaataggccatttccgagtttaagcctgcctcctcttcaaagcgagtctaagtgcgaagtttttgtgatggtaattagttctactttacaattagttctactttacaattttcataagaaaaacttcgcccTTAGAAGCAGAGGCacacatgaacttggaaatggcctattgcgttGATATTTGTGAATAAGATTATGTAAAtataatttgaaaaaaggcGGTGAAGTACGAATCTAATAGAATCAGTTGCGTATTGAAAAGTTAGCACGAATAGATGCAATGCTATCTTGAGGACGGCGAAACGCTGTTCGTAAGCCAGTCAGTGACCATTTCGACAAAACTTCGGATTAACCCAGgtattgtttttccttttcatttgtaCAGGTCACCATGGCGAGAGGAAAAGATATTGAACTTTCACCTATGGCGATAAAGCGAATTCAGGACATGGGAAGACAGCGAAGATGTCATCTATTTCTCCTTGGATGTTTTATTGTTGCTTCTTTTattctttactttacttttgtgGTTTTTGACTCGCGTACTGGCACAAAAGCGGAAGTATCAACAAAAGCGGAAGTATCAACAAAAGCGGAAGTATCAACAGAAGCGGAAGTATCAACAAAAGCGGAAGTATCAACAGCCACGGATAGCAGTACCGTTGAAACACACCAACAGATAACATTACTCTTAAGAATGCCAGGCAAAGTTTTGGAGC from Montipora capricornis isolate CH-2021 chromosome 12, ASM3666992v2, whole genome shotgun sequence encodes the following:
- the LOC138027752 gene encoding uncharacterized protein; the protein is MTMARRFNLFLLGCFIVASFILYLTFVVFDSRTGTKAEISTKAEVSTKAEVSTKAEVSTEAEVSTATDSSTVETHQQITLLLRMPGKVLEHKARYYCDLFRTTVLFWPPSYGKTVVVLDEESEMDHEFGEIVTRHTREHFPEYKLEVFFEPLPNDKSILENPALPRSPGYNRQLWSSFFFDLYTNDPIIAWMDSDVAFITPVTNSLIFSGSKLRVLGWDCSFHLSWVKEWAITSERALGLPYLADFMSFFPVYFYRDTFARCREHIMKHWNVTTFEEAFKLFYHDKNLLSPVSIILSYAWFFERDRYDWNIKICSDLTQFNKKFPSGATIGAEHVEDTLSQPQATFHVPYGEFLSSHILISYCLSHEASGNTPDICSKHNFSLSDNLDLLHHDLQYVKTIRPNPCSDNKLDYCLQVLGRHYKAVGLEMKEDGRKVEWKNVQTVEKLAKDLGITCKPLVY